In one Silene latifolia isolate original U9 population chromosome 10, ASM4854445v1, whole genome shotgun sequence genomic region, the following are encoded:
- the LOC141606707 gene encoding uncharacterized protein LOC141606707, giving the protein MGFGENVAKMEKGTVDRISELPEFILHSILSNLDTKEVGRTSVLSKRWYEVWSSVPVLVFQLKDYKNEYWGSSKENGFNVDDDVIQSFLGFIDKTMQRYDTRKYRIRKFDIQLPTGDKKIEPLVDEWIRIAVQNQVEELHISLHYPYTSEYRLPEILFRAKSLKVLNCINVVLPYYGTMELVSLEDLVLVVDTVDTDLLQRIISFCPLVEFNTSADLGKISFPCSTIVNEGGEFKFKVSPLRQFVFFGTNRVVTWPLNMNMVALKNLRKLFIESATVTDDIVTELANGLKALESLVLTACPMLKCITISSISLKELRIEESLVLIKVTIDAPNLMEFWYHCEVETSLSLIKVPEDCDAQFFPLVIMNFMMTESLTTNWLIRLKKILEENLFKSLVVELFYSLQMKVNEDQLRNVVTGPPYKLRELKLRETHALDYTESSLTALDGYFLICHPDLLSITTSLRSSAAEPILNFLKRKVQCWRHPLKGIEVEGIDGSSLLWGPSEVDFRIRLLWQ; this is encoded by the exons ATGGGTTTTGGGGAAAATGTAGCAAAGATGGAAAAGGGCACAGTTGATAGAATTTCGGAACTTCCGGAATTTATACTACATAGTATTCTCTCAAACCTTGATACCAAAGAGGTGGGACGCACTAGTGTGCTGTCTAAGAGGTGGTATGAGGTTTGGTCTTCCGTTCCGGTTTTGGTTTTTCAACTTAAGGACTATAAGAATGAATATTGGGGTTCTTCAAAGGAGAATGGTTTCAATGTTGATGATGATGTGATTCAGAGTTTTCTAGGGTTCATAGATAAGACTATGCAAAGATACGATACTCGGAAGTATAGAATAAGGAAATTTGACATTCAGCTTCCTACGGGGGATAAAAAGATTGAACCTTTGGTAGATGAATGGATAAGGATTGCGGTGCAAAACCAAGTTGAGGAGTTACATATTTCCCTTCACTATCCTTACACATCAGAGTATAGGCTTCCCGAGATTCTATTTCGTGCAAAATCATTGAAAGTTTTGAATTGTATAAACGTTGTGCTGCCATATTATGGGACCATGGAACTTGTCTCTCTCGAGGATCTGGTTTTAGTTGTGGATACTGTTGATACAGATTTGCTTCAGAGAATTATCTCTTTCTGCCCCTTGGTTGAATTCAATACAAGTGCTGATCTTGGAAAAATTTCATTTCCATGTTCAACAATTGTGAACGAGGGTGGTGAATTTAAATTCAAAGTATCCCCGCTTAGACAGTTTGTTTTTTTTGGAACAAATAGGGTCGTTACGTGGCCATTGAATATGAATATGGTTGCATTGAAGAACTTGAGAAAGTTGTTCATTGAAAGTGCTACTGTAACAGATGATATTGTGACTGAGTTGGCAAATGGGCTTAAAGCATTAGAGAGCTTAGTACTGACCGCATGCCCAATGTTGAAATGCATTACAATCTCAAGCATTTCGCTGAAGGAACTTCGAATCGAAGAGAGCTTGGTCTTGATTAAGGTTACAATTGATGCCCCTAACTTGATGGAGTTTTGGTACCACTGCGAAGTGGAGACCTCTTTGTCTTTGATCAAAGTGCCAGAGGATTGTGATGCGCAGTTCTTCCCATTGGTCATTATGAATTTTATGATGACGGAGTCTTTAACCACTAATTGGCTTATTAGGCTAAAGAAGATTCTCGAAGAAAACTTATTCAAATCTCTTGTGGTTGAGCTGTTTTACTCTCTTCAG ATGAAGGTAAACGAGGACCAGCTGAGGAATGTGGTTACTGGCCCACCCTACAAACTGAGAGAGTTAAAGTTGCGAGAAACACATGCTTTGGATTATACAGAATCTTCGCTTACAGCCCTGGATGGATATTTCTTGATTTGCCACCCTGATTTGCTGTCAATAACAACAAGTTTACGGAGTTCTGCTGCCGAG CCGATCTTGAATTTCCTGAAGCGCAAGGTACAATGCTGGAGGCATCCCCTGAAAGGCATTGAAGTCGAAGGTATCGATGGCTCAAGCCTACTCTGGGGTCCGTCGGAAGTTGATTTCAGGATTAGACTGTTGTGGCAGTAA
- the LOC141606701 gene encoding mitogen-activated protein kinase homolog NTF3-like codes for MMMMMHRNNVGVINNNFRNTHPNNGRHKFFKVWDTVFQVETKYEPKAPIGRGAYGVVCSSINTVTKEEVAIKKINILENSEEALKALRELRILRHVRHQNVIALKDVMVPSAKCEDVYLVFELMDADLGTQIRPSLPLPNNIIKYLMFQLLNGLDYLHSSNIIHRDLKPGNLLVNANYDLKICDFGLATTTKGSPQTQPATEYVVTRWYRAPELLLRCHTYGPSIDVWSVGCIFAELLGGNPLFPGKNQVDQLIKIIRILGTQNNSNLGFLTSWEALNLLKSWPYTPGITFESLFPYADREGLDLLNKMLQFDPRKRITAAEALQHPYMRSMYYYSLTSQPTPYPCTVDVEADVGVEKIRKMIWDEMLLFHIDAAFR; via the exons atgatgatgatgatgcacCGTAATAACGTTGGTGTCATCAACAACAATTTTCGCAACACTCACCCAAACAACGGGAGGCATAAATTTTTTAAAGTTTGGGATACCGTGTTTCAAGTCGAAACTAAGTACGAGCCTAAAGCCCCAATAGGCAGGGGTGCCTATGGTGTCGTATGTTCTTCTATTAATACCGTCACTAAGGAAGAAGTTGCTATTAAGAAGATTAATATCCTTGAGAATTCCGAGGAAGCTTTGAAGGCCTTGAGGGAGCTGAGAATCTTGCGTCATGTTCGCCATCAGAACGTTATTGCATTGAAAGATGTTATGGTTCCTTCAGCTAAATGCGAGGATGTCTACTTGGTTTTTGAGCTTATGGATGCCGATCTTGGCACCCAGATTCGCCCTTCTCTACCGTTGCCAAATAACATCATCAAGTATTTGATGTTTCAG TTGCTTAATGGCCTAGACTATCTACACTCTTCCAACATCATTCACCGGGATTTGAAGCCGGGAAATCTGCTAGTGAACGCTAATTATGACCTAAAGATATGTGATTTTGGACTAGCAACAACCACCAAAGGCTCACCCCAAACCCAGCCAGCAACGGAATACGTCGTAACACGGTGGTACAGGGCACCAGAACTCCTCCTCCGATGTCACACCTATGGACCCTCTATAGATGTCTGGTCCGTAGGTTGCATATTCGCTGAACTGCTTGGCGGAAATCCCCTCTTCCCGGGGAAAAACCAAGTGGACCAGCTGATCAAAATCATCCGTATATTGGGAACACAAAATAACTCAAATTTAGGGTTCTTAACTAGTTGGGAGGCACTAAATCTACTCAAATCATGGCCTTATACACCAGGGATCACGTTCGAGTCGTTATTCCCGTATGCAGATCGAGAGGGTTTGGACTTGCTAAACAAAATGTTGCAGTTTGATCCAAGAAAAAGGATAACGGCTGCAGAGGCTTTGCAACACCCCTACATGCGAAGTATGTATTATTATTCCCTTACAAGCCAACCGACTCCATATCCATGTACGGTTGACGTGGAGGCCGACGTTGGAGTCGAGAAGATCAGGAAAATGATATGGGATGAGATGTTATTATTCCATATTGACGCTGCTTTTCGATAG
- the LOC141606704 gene encoding putative F-box/FBD/LRR-repeat protein At1g78840: protein MGFGENVAKVKRGSVDRISELPDFILHNILLILDTKEAGRASVLSKRWYIAWASIPVLFFHPLYFKVDEDIGDNDESEYGRLQRYVEFIDNTMRRYFMFEYRIRKMYLEITIDDEKLETMVDRWIDIAVLNQVEELEFEVNGEIEYEPPGSLFIAKSLSVLKCRNIVLPYYEILELVSLKHLSLEPFSVDKKMLQRIISSCPLIELDIKHEYLDEVSLPWARKVDGGVEGCGSGIVQSNLQTHSLQKFVYSSLGVDLSWPWNMNVAALRNLRKLEFSCTNITDDAVSEMTYGLIALESLTLRSCSRLKYVKISSISLKELQISACPDFWNVESPDSVTVDAPKLVNFSYHCNLETSLLLIRVADQCNAKFYPMVTDSLTTEWFVELKMFLMETKVFKSLKMDLCNSHQIEVEHDQLMNAGTGLPCKLRLLTLCGISDRTLTESSLVAFLDALFWCCHPDVLRISTNVETSASKLILSVLMEKVQCWKDPLESIEVECIESIKLFSYVTQLEIRIKLSWE from the exons ATGGGGTTTGGGGAAAATGTTGCAAAGGTGAAAAGGGGTTCAGTTGATAGAATTTCGGAGCTTCCGGATTTTATCCTGCATAATATTCTCTTAATTCTTGATACTAAAGAGGCGGGTCGTGCTAGTGTTTTGTCTAAGAGGTGGTATATTGCTTGGGCTTCCATTCCGGTTTTGTTTTTTCATCCTTTATACTTTAAGGTAGATGAGGATATTGGTGACAATGATGAGAGTGAGTATGGTAGGCTTCAGCGTTATGTGGAGTTCATAGATAATACCATGCGAAGATACTTCATGTTTGAGTATAGAATAAGAAAAATGTACCTTGAGATTACTATAGATGATGAAAAGCTAGAAACTATGGTTGATAGATGGATAGACATCGCCGTGCTAAACCAAGTTGAGGAATTGGAATTCGAGGTTAATGGTGAAATTGAGTACGAGCCGCCTGGGTCTCTGTTTATTGCAAAATCGCTGAGTGTTTTGAAATGTCGAAACATTGTGCTTCCGTATTATGAGATTTTGGAGCTTGTCTCTCTTAAACATTTGAGTTTAGAGCCATTTTCTGTAGATAAGAAAATGCTTCAAAGAATTATTTCTTCCTGTCCTTTGATTGAATTGGACATTAAACACGAATACCTTGATGAAGTTTCACTTCCTTGGGCGAGAAAAGTTGATGGAGGAGTCGAAGGTTGTGGAAGTGGAATAGTGCAATCCAACCTCCAAACACATTCACTTCAAAAATTTGTTTATAGTAGTCTTGGTGTGGATTTGTCATGGCCATGGAACATGAATGTGGCTGCGTTGAGAAACTTGAGAAAACTCGAGTTTAGTTGTACTAATATCACAGATGATGCTGTTTCAGAGATGACATATGGGCTTATAGCATTAGAAAGTTTAACATTGCGGTCATGCTCAAGGCTGAAATACGTTAAGATCTCAAGCATTTCGTTGAAGGAACTTCAAATTTCAGCTTGCCCAGACTTCTGGAATGTTGAATCTCCAGATTCTGTTACCGTTGATGCTCCTAAATTGGTCAACTTTTCATATCACTGTAACTTGGAGACCTCTCTATTGCTGATCAGAGTGGCGGATCAGTGTAATGCTAAATTCTATCCTATGGTGACGGATTCATTGACCACTGAGTGGTTTGTTGAGCTAAAAATGTTTCTCATGGAAACAAAGGTATTCAAATCTCTAAAGATGGACTTGTGTAACTCTCATCAG ATTGAGGTCGAACACGACCAACTGATGAACGCTGGTACCGGGCTACCTTGCAAACTCAGACTGTTAACGCTTTGTGGAATAAGTGATAGGACTCTTACAGAATCTTCACTTGTGGCCTTTCTGGATGCGCTGTTTTGGTGTTGCCATCCTGATGTGCTGAGAATAAGTACAAATGTAGAGACTTCGGCTTCTAAG TTGATCTTGAGCGTCCTCATGGAAAAAGTGCAATGCTGGAAAGATCCCTTGGAAAGCATTGAAGTTGAATGCATTGAATCCATTAAATTATTTTCATATGTTACTCAGCTCGAGATTAGGATCAAGTTGTCTTGGGAGTGA
- the LOC141606703 gene encoding uncharacterized protein LOC141606703 isoform X3 — MELVSLTHLTLEQVSVNEDMLERIISSCPLVELDITDEYLGKVSLPWSRKVDGGVEGCGSGIVKSNLQTHSLQKFVYSSLGVELSWPWNMNVAALRNLRKLEFSCANITDDAVSEMTYGLIALESLTLHSCSRLKYVKISSISLKELHISDCPDFLNDESPDSDSLELMTVTVDSPKLVNFSYYCNLETSLSLIRVADQCNAKFYPMVTDSLTTEWFVELKMFLMETKVFKSLKIDLCNSHEIEVEHDQLMNAGTGLPCKLRLLTLCGISDRTLTESSLVAFLDALFWCCHPDVLRIRTNVQNSASKLILSILKEKVQCWKYPLKSIEVECIESTKLFSYSPQLEIRLKLSW, encoded by the exons ATGGAGCTTGTCTCTCTCACACATTTAACTTTAGAGCAGGTGTCTGTAAATGAGGATATGCTTGAAAGAATTATTTCTTCTTGCCCTTTGGTTGAATTGGATATTACAGACGAATACCTTGGTAAAGTTTCACTTCCTTGGTCGAGAAAAGTTGATGGAGGAGTCGAAGGTTGTGGTAGTGGAATAGTAAAATCCAACCTCCAAACACATTCACTTCAAAAATTTGTTTATAGTAGTCTTGGTGTGGAATTGTCATGGCCATGGAACATGAATGTGGCTGCGTTGAGAAACTTGAGAAAACTCGAGTTTAGTTGTGCTAATATCACAGATGATGCTGTTTCTGAGATGACATATGGGCTTATAGCATTAGAAAGTTTAACATTGCATTCATGCTCAAGGCTGAAATACGTTAAGATCTCAAGCATTTCGTTGAAGGAACTTCATATTTCAGATTGCCCGGACTTCTTGAATGATGAATCTCCAGATTCTGATAGCCTAGAATTGATGACCGTCACCGTTGACTCTCCTAAATTGGTCAACTTTTCATACTACTGTAACTTGGAGACCTCTCTATCGCTGATCAGAGTGGCAGATCAGTGTAATGCTAAATTCTATCCAATGGTGACGGATTCATTGACCACCGAGTGGTTTGTTGAGCTAAAAATGTTTCTCATGGAAACAAAGGTATTCAAATCTCTAAAGATAGACTTGTGTAACTCTCACGAG ATTGAGGTCGAACACGACCAACTGATGAACGCTGGTACCGGGCTACCTTGCAAACTCAGACTGTTAACGCTTTGTGGAATAAGTGATAGGACTCTTACAGAATCTTCACTTGTGGCCTTTCTGGATGCGCTGTTTTGGTGTTGCCATCCTGATGTGCTGAGAATAAGAACAAATGTACAGAATTCGGCTTCTAAG TTGATCTTGAGCATCCTCAAGGAAAAAGTGCAATGCTGGAAGTATCCCTTGAAAAGCATTGAAGTTGAATGCATTGAATCAACTAAATTATTTTCATATTCTCCTCAGCTTGAGATTAGGCTTAAGTTGTCTTGGTAG
- the LOC141606703 gene encoding uncharacterized protein LOC141606703 isoform X1: MFGENVTKVKRGTVDRISELPDFILHTILLMLDTKEAGRASVLSKRWYVAWSSIPDLVFHSHYFNVDEGIDDNDASEDGTLERYTFERYVEFINNTMRRYLLHDYRIRKMLLEITVDDEKLEYLVDRWIKIAVLSQIEELDIEVHGEIEYVPPGLLFCAKSLKVLKCRYILLPYYEIMELVSLTHLTLEQVSVNEDMLERIISSCPLVELDITDEYLGKVSLPWSRKVDGGVEGCGSGIVKSNLQTHSLQKFVYSSLGVELSWPWNMNVAALRNLRKLEFSCANITDDAVSEMTYGLIALESLTLHSCSRLKYVKISSISLKELHISDCPDFLNDESPDSDSLELMTVTVDSPKLVNFSYYCNLETSLSLIRVADQCNAKFYPMVTDSLTTEWFVELKMFLMETKVFKSLKIDLCNSHEIEVEHDQLMNAGTGLPCKLRLLTLCGISDRTLTESSLVAFLDALFWCCHPDVLRIRTNVQNSASKLILSILKEKVQCWKYPLKSIEVECIESTKLFSYSPQLEIRLKLSW; the protein is encoded by the exons ATGTTTGGGGAAAATGTAACGAAGGTGAAAAGGGGTACGGTTGATAGAATTTCGGAACTCCCGGATTTCATTCTGCATACTATTCTATTAATGCTTGATACTAAAGAGGCGGGTCGTGCTAGTGTTTTGTCTAAGAGGTGGTATGTTGCTTGGTCTTCCATTCCGGATTTGGTTTTTCATTCTCATTACTTTAACGTAGATGAAGGTATTGATGACAATGATGCGAGTGAGGATGGTACACTTGAACGTTATACATTTGAACGTTATGTGGAGTTCATAAATAATACAATGCGAAGATACTTACTGCATGATTATAGAATAAGAAAAATGTTACTTGAGATTACTGTAGATGATGAAAAGCTCGAATATTTGGTTGACAGATGGATAAAAATTGCTGTGCTAAGCCAAATTGAGGAATTGGATATAGAGGTTCATGGCGAAATTGAATACGTGCCGCCTGGGTTACTATTTTGTGCAAAATCACTGAAGGTTTTGAAATGTCGATACATTTTGCTACCGTATTATGAGATAATGGAGCTTGTCTCTCTCACACATTTAACTTTAGAGCAGGTGTCTGTAAATGAGGATATGCTTGAAAGAATTATTTCTTCTTGCCCTTTGGTTGAATTGGATATTACAGACGAATACCTTGGTAAAGTTTCACTTCCTTGGTCGAGAAAAGTTGATGGAGGAGTCGAAGGTTGTGGTAGTGGAATAGTAAAATCCAACCTCCAAACACATTCACTTCAAAAATTTGTTTATAGTAGTCTTGGTGTGGAATTGTCATGGCCATGGAACATGAATGTGGCTGCGTTGAGAAACTTGAGAAAACTCGAGTTTAGTTGTGCTAATATCACAGATGATGCTGTTTCTGAGATGACATATGGGCTTATAGCATTAGAAAGTTTAACATTGCATTCATGCTCAAGGCTGAAATACGTTAAGATCTCAAGCATTTCGTTGAAGGAACTTCATATTTCAGATTGCCCGGACTTCTTGAATGATGAATCTCCAGATTCTGATAGCCTAGAATTGATGACCGTCACCGTTGACTCTCCTAAATTGGTCAACTTTTCATACTACTGTAACTTGGAGACCTCTCTATCGCTGATCAGAGTGGCAGATCAGTGTAATGCTAAATTCTATCCAATGGTGACGGATTCATTGACCACCGAGTGGTTTGTTGAGCTAAAAATGTTTCTCATGGAAACAAAGGTATTCAAATCTCTAAAGATAGACTTGTGTAACTCTCACGAG ATTGAGGTCGAACACGACCAACTGATGAACGCTGGTACCGGGCTACCTTGCAAACTCAGACTGTTAACGCTTTGTGGAATAAGTGATAGGACTCTTACAGAATCTTCACTTGTGGCCTTTCTGGATGCGCTGTTTTGGTGTTGCCATCCTGATGTGCTGAGAATAAGAACAAATGTACAGAATTCGGCTTCTAAG TTGATCTTGAGCATCCTCAAGGAAAAAGTGCAATGCTGGAAGTATCCCTTGAAAAGCATTGAAGTTGAATGCATTGAATCAACTAAATTATTTTCATATTCTCCTCAGCTTGAGATTAGGCTTAAGTTGTCTTGGTAG
- the LOC141606706 gene encoding putative F-box/LRR-repeat protein At4g15060 — protein sequence MGFGENVAKVKRGSVDRISELPDFILHNILLILDTKEAGRASVLSKRWYIAWASIPVLFFHPLYFKVDEDIGDNDENEYGRLQRFVEFIDNTMRRYFMFEYRIRKMYLEITIDDEKLETMVDRWIDIAVLNQVEELEFEVNGEIEYEPPGSLFIAKSLSVLKCRNIVLPYYEILELVSLKHFSLEPMSVDENMLQRIISSCPLIELEITHEYLREVSLPWTRKVDGGVEGCGSEIVQSKFQTHPLQKFVFSSLCVDLPWPWKMNVAALKNLTKLEFSCANITDEAVSKLANGLIALESLRLDSCLRLKYVEISSISLKELQISDCPDFLKVESVDSDSLELMNVTIDAPNLVSFSYHCELETSLSLIRVPDLCNAKFYPMVTESLTTEWFVELKMFLMETKVFKSLKMDLCNSHQIEVEHDQLINAGTGLPCKLRQFTLCGISDSTPTESSLVAFLDALFWCCHPDVLSIRTGLENSASKLILSILKEKVQCWKHPLKSIEVECVESPRLLSYSPQLEIRLRLSW from the exons ATGGGGTTTGGGGAAAATGTAGCAAAGGTGAAAAGGGGTTCAGTTGATAGAATTTCGGAGCTTCCGGATTTTATCCTGCATAATATTCTGTTAATTCTCGATACTAAAGAGGCGGGTCGTGCTAGTGTTTTGTCTAAGAGGTGGTATATTGCTTGGGCTTCTATTCCGGTTTTGTTTTTTCATCCTCTATACTTTAAGGTAGATGAGGATATTGGTGACAATGATGAGAATGAGTATGGTAGGCTTCAACGTTTTGTGGAGTTCATAGATAATACCATGCGAAGATACTTCATGTTTGAGTATAGAATAAGAAAAATGTACCTTGAGATTACTATAGATGATGAAAAGCTAGAAACTATGGTTGACAGATGGATAGACATCGCCGTGCTAAACCAAGTTGAGGAATTGGAATTCGAGGTTAATGGTGAAATTGAGTACGAGCCGCCTGGGTCTCTGTTTATTGCAAAATCGCTGAGTGTTTTGAAATGTCGAAACATTGTGCTACCGTATTATGAGATTTTGGAGCTTGTCTCTCTTAAACATTTTAGTTTAGAGCCAATGTCTGTAGATGAGAATATGCTTCAAAGAATTATTTCTTCCTGTCCTTTGATTGAATTGGAAATTACACACGAATACCTTCGTGAAGTTTCACTTCCTTGGACGAGAAAAGTTGATGGAGGAGTTGAAGGTTGTGGTAGTGAAATAGTGCAATCCAAATTCCAAACACATCCACTTCAAAAGTTTGTTTTTAGTAGTCTTTGTGTGGATTTGCCATGGCCATGGAAAATGAATGTGGCTGCGTTGAAGAACTTGACAAAGCTTGAGTTTAGTTGTGCTAATATCACAGATGAAGCTGTTTCTAAGCTGGCAAATGGGCTTATAGCGTTAGAAAGTTTAAGATTGGATTCATGCTTAAGGCTGAAATACGTTGAAATCTCAAGCATTTCGTTGAAGGAACTTCAAATTTCAGATTGCCCAGATTTCTTGAAGGTTGAATCTGTAGATTCTGATAGCCTAGAATTGATGAATGTTACAATTGACGCTCCTAACTTGGTCAGCTTTTCATACCACTGTGAGTTGGAGACCTCTCTATCGCTGATCAGAGTGCCAGATCTGTGTAATGCTAAGTTCTATCCAATGGTGACGGAATCTTTAACCACCGAGTGGTTTGTTGAGCTAAAAATGTTTCTCATGGAAACAAAGGTATTCAAATCTCTAAAGATGGACTTGTGCAACTCTCATCAG ATTGAGGTCGAACACGACCAACTGATAAATGCTGGTACCGGGCTACCTTGCAAACTCAGACAGTTCACGCTTTGTGGAATAAGTGATTCGACTCCTACAGAATCTTCACTTGTGGCCTTTCTGGATGCCCTGTTTTGGTGTTGCCATCCTGATGTGCTGTCAATAAGAACGGGTTTAGAGAATTCAGCTTCTAAG TTGATCTTGAGCATCCTCAAGGAAAAAGTGCAATGCTGGAAACATCCCTTGAAAAGCATTGAAGTTGAATGCGTTGAATCCCCTCGATTACTTTCATATTCACCTCAGCTCGAGATTAGGCTAAGGTTGTCTTGGTAG
- the LOC141606703 gene encoding FBD-associated F-box protein At5g44490-like isoform X2 has product MFGENVTKVKRGTVDRISELPDFILHTILLMLDTKEAGRASVLSKRWYVAWSSIPDLVFHSHYFNVDEGIDDNDASEDGTLERYTFERYVEFINNTMRRYLLHDYRIRKMLLEITVDDEKLEYLVDRWIKIAVLSQIEELDIEVHGEIEYVPPGLLFCAKSLKVLKCRYILLPYYEIMELVSLTHLTLEQVSVNEDMLERIISSCPLVELDITDEYLGKVSLPWSRKVDGGVEGCGSGIVKSNLQTHSLQKFVYSSLGVELSWPWNMNVAALRNLRKLEFSCANITDDAVSEMTYGLIALESLTLHSCSRLKYVKISSISLKELHISDCPDFLNDESPDSDSLELMTVTVDSPKLVNFSYYCNLETSLSLIRVADQCNAKFYPMVTDSLTTEWFVELKMFLMETKIEVEHDQLMNAGTGLPCKLRLLTLCGISDRTLTESSLVAFLDALFWCCHPDVLRIRTNVQNSASKLILSILKEKVQCWKYPLKSIEVECIESTKLFSYSPQLEIRLKLSW; this is encoded by the exons ATGTTTGGGGAAAATGTAACGAAGGTGAAAAGGGGTACGGTTGATAGAATTTCGGAACTCCCGGATTTCATTCTGCATACTATTCTATTAATGCTTGATACTAAAGAGGCGGGTCGTGCTAGTGTTTTGTCTAAGAGGTGGTATGTTGCTTGGTCTTCCATTCCGGATTTGGTTTTTCATTCTCATTACTTTAACGTAGATGAAGGTATTGATGACAATGATGCGAGTGAGGATGGTACACTTGAACGTTATACATTTGAACGTTATGTGGAGTTCATAAATAATACAATGCGAAGATACTTACTGCATGATTATAGAATAAGAAAAATGTTACTTGAGATTACTGTAGATGATGAAAAGCTCGAATATTTGGTTGACAGATGGATAAAAATTGCTGTGCTAAGCCAAATTGAGGAATTGGATATAGAGGTTCATGGCGAAATTGAATACGTGCCGCCTGGGTTACTATTTTGTGCAAAATCACTGAAGGTTTTGAAATGTCGATACATTTTGCTACCGTATTATGAGATAATGGAGCTTGTCTCTCTCACACATTTAACTTTAGAGCAGGTGTCTGTAAATGAGGATATGCTTGAAAGAATTATTTCTTCTTGCCCTTTGGTTGAATTGGATATTACAGACGAATACCTTGGTAAAGTTTCACTTCCTTGGTCGAGAAAAGTTGATGGAGGAGTCGAAGGTTGTGGTAGTGGAATAGTAAAATCCAACCTCCAAACACATTCACTTCAAAAATTTGTTTATAGTAGTCTTGGTGTGGAATTGTCATGGCCATGGAACATGAATGTGGCTGCGTTGAGAAACTTGAGAAAACTCGAGTTTAGTTGTGCTAATATCACAGATGATGCTGTTTCTGAGATGACATATGGGCTTATAGCATTAGAAAGTTTAACATTGCATTCATGCTCAAGGCTGAAATACGTTAAGATCTCAAGCATTTCGTTGAAGGAACTTCATATTTCAGATTGCCCGGACTTCTTGAATGATGAATCTCCAGATTCTGATAGCCTAGAATTGATGACCGTCACCGTTGACTCTCCTAAATTGGTCAACTTTTCATACTACTGTAACTTGGAGACCTCTCTATCGCTGATCAGAGTGGCAGATCAGTGTAATGCTAAATTCTATCCAATGGTGACGGATTCATTGACCACCGAGTGGTTTGTTGAGCTAAAAATGTTTCTCATGGAAACAAAG ATTGAGGTCGAACACGACCAACTGATGAACGCTGGTACCGGGCTACCTTGCAAACTCAGACTGTTAACGCTTTGTGGAATAAGTGATAGGACTCTTACAGAATCTTCACTTGTGGCCTTTCTGGATGCGCTGTTTTGGTGTTGCCATCCTGATGTGCTGAGAATAAGAACAAATGTACAGAATTCGGCTTCTAAG TTGATCTTGAGCATCCTCAAGGAAAAAGTGCAATGCTGGAAGTATCCCTTGAAAAGCATTGAAGTTGAATGCATTGAATCAACTAAATTATTTTCATATTCTCCTCAGCTTGAGATTAGGCTTAAGTTGTCTTGGTAG